One Pasteurella dagmatis DNA segment encodes these proteins:
- the rdgB gene encoding RdgB/HAM1 family non-canonical purine NTP pyrophosphatase, giving the protein MKQKVVLATGNQGKVKEMSDVLSDLGFEVIAQTDLNIESPEETGLTFVENALLKARYASKMSGLPAIADDSGLVVNALGGAPGLYSARYAGVDGAAADAKNREKLLIELKDIPQAARQAKFVSCIVMLQHETDPSPIIAEGECFGEIAFAEKGQNGFGYDSLFFSPEVNCTFAELETVEKKKISHRARALSVLKSKLANKGA; this is encoded by the coding sequence ATGAAACAAAAAGTCGTTCTCGCCACAGGCAATCAAGGCAAAGTAAAAGAAATGTCAGATGTATTATCTGACTTAGGTTTTGAAGTTATCGCACAAACTGATTTGAATATTGAAAGCCCTGAAGAAACAGGCTTAACTTTTGTAGAAAACGCATTATTAAAAGCACGTTATGCCAGCAAAATGTCGGGGTTGCCCGCAATTGCAGATGACTCTGGCTTAGTCGTTAATGCACTTGGTGGTGCACCGGGTTTATATTCAGCACGCTATGCCGGCGTTGACGGAGCCGCAGCAGATGCGAAAAATCGAGAAAAGCTACTCATCGAATTAAAAGATATTCCACAAGCAGCACGACAAGCAAAATTTGTCAGCTGTATTGTGATGTTACAACACGAAACTGATCCGTCCCCAATTATCGCCGAAGGTGAATGTTTTGGGGAAATTGCCTTTGCCGAAAAAGGGCAAAATGGGTTTGGTTATGACAGCTTATTTTTCAGCCCAGAAGTGAATTGCACTTTTGCCGAGCTTGAAACTGTGGAAAAGAAAAAGATTTCACACCGAGCACGCGCTTTATCGGTATTAAAAAGTAAATTAGCAAACAAAGGAGCTTAG